In Lodderomyces elongisporus chromosome 1, complete sequence, a genomic segment contains:
- the NTF2 gene encoding Nuclear transport factor 2 (BUSCO:EOG09265BCT): protein MSTDFNAVATEFCKFYYNQFDSDRTQLGNLYRPESMLTFETSQLQGARDIVEKLSSLPFQKVAHRISTLDAQPASPNGDILVMVTGELLIDEEQNAQRYSQVFHLIPEGSSYYVFNDIFRLNYS from the exons ATGTCCA CCGATTTCAACGCCGTGGCAACCGAGTTTTGCAAGTTCTACTACAACCAATTCGACTCCGACAGAACACAGTTGGGTAACTTGTACAGACCAGAATCGATGTTGACTTTCGAAACCTCACAACTTCAAGGAGCTAGAGACATTGTGGAGAAGCTCAGCTCATTGCCATTCCAAAAAGTTGCACACAGAATCTCCACTTTGGATGCCCAACCTGCTTCTCCAAACGGAGACATCCTCGTGATGGTCACCGGTGAGTTACTCATTgatgaagaacaaaacgCTCAGCGTTACTCACAAGTATTCCATTTGATCCCAGAGGGCTCATCATATTACGTGTTTAATGATATTTTTAGATTGAACTATTCTTAG
- the CWC21 gene encoding RNA-splicing factor has protein sequence MVVGHTSHTNRGSGSSGYVQKNFSNDSQNLAHFTARELKEKQAAWNEEKRKLEKNQAEATSSLLSREVLRRIEVQCAELEDELEDEGFGQDEITARVNNLRNKLYNEHGNNGEKQSAKEEPDSSENISSSQSADSVYQYKPRFS, from the coding sequence ATGGTGGTTGGGCATACCTCTCATACTAATCGTGGCTCCGGATCATCTGGTTACGTACAAAAGAATTTCTCAAATGATAGCCAAAACTTGGCGCACTTCACCGCAAGAGAGCTCAAGGAAAAGCAGGCAGCATggaatgaagaaaaacGCAAGCTCGAAAAGAATCAAGCAGAGGCGACATCTAGCTTGCTTTCGCGTGAAGTTTTGAGGAGAATTGAGGTGCAATGTGCTGAACTCGAAGATGAGCTTGAGGATGAAGGGTTCGGACAAGATGAGATAACTGCAAGAGTCAACAATCTCAGAAACAAATTATATAATGAACATGGTAATAATGGGGAAAAGCAATCAGCTAAAGAAGAGCCTGACTCTAGCGAGAATATTAGTCTGCTGCAAAGTGCGGACTCGGTCTACCAATATAAACCACGATTTTCATAA
- the tfa2 gene encoding transcription factor TFIIE beta subunit, TFIIEB, Tfa2 (BUSCO:EOG09264CND), with protein MSNLSAQLSAFKNKIKSGPSVAVARKATAPKPDTSSPSNNSPHINGDTSTPASASKSTTAAVAASSGEMGSSKRLLQPESPAESYKRQKITHNNASGSHLSTQLHLAVEYIKEQDHPVSIAELQSMLAVDIEHTLLPLLKEIDRVKFTGRTFEYVSLHNIKSADDLLEFLRKQTTSKGISVKELKDGWSGCVQAIDKLEAENKILVLRNKKENAPRLVWANAGGELGTISDEFKDMWVNVKLPDPDSLYQKLIDQGLKPTGADPALLNKQPQQQEKKQKKARRGKITNTHMKDILKDYSQLM; from the coding sequence ATGTCGAATCTATCTGCTCAACTTAGTGCATTTAAGAATAAGATCAAGAGCGGGCCCTCTGTGGCAGTGGCGAGGAAAGCCACGGCTCCGAAACCAGATACTTCGTCTCCATCTAATAATTCACCACATATTAATGGCGACACATCAACaccagcatcagcatcaaaATCTACGacagcagcagtagcagcatCATCAGGGGAGATGGGGTCATCAAAGAGGCTTTTGCAGCCCGAATCACCCGCAGAGCTGTATAAGCGTCAAAAAATCACACATAACAATGCATCTGGATCTCATTTATCCACACAGTTACACCTTGCCGTGGAGTATATCAAGGAGCAGGATCATCCAGTCAGCATTGCCGAACTACAATCTATGCTTGCTGTGGACATAGAACATACGTTATTACCATTATTAAAGGAAATTGATCGAGTAAAGTTCACTGGAAGAACTTTTGAGTATGTGTCGCTACACAATATCAAGAGTGCCGATGATTTGCTTGAGTTCTTgagaaaacaaactacATCAAAGGGTATCTCAGTGAAGGAGTTGAAGGATGGATGGAGCGGATGTGTCCAAGCAATAGACAAATTAGAAGCCGAGAACAAAATATTGGTGTTGAGGAACAAGAAGGAGAATGCACCGCGACTAGTATGGGCAAATGCAGGCGGCGAGCTTGGCACTATAAGTGACGAGTTTAAGGATATGTGGGTAAATGTTAAGCTTCCTGACCCAGACTCCTTATATCAAAAGCTAATAGATCAAGGCTTGAAACCAACTGGCGCCGATCCAGCCCTTTTGAACAAACAGCCACAGCAGcaagagaagaagcagaagaaagCTCGGAGGGGAAAGATTACAAATACCCATATGAAAGATATATTGAAAGATTATTCTCAACTAATGTGA
- a CDS encoding uncharacterized protein (CAZy:GT71): MRSNVLQKLSRNKTKIVVLLCVVALLAYTGTFSVSNYDLNLINDEQEPKSNSFVKVPGEDQKDYQPLKGQYVNSNPDSKSNLNSNLNSNSNSNFKQGQADSRVEEVHKFWAKIFKIYDENNMELGDSSDKLIEYTPKENQIDEPGTKKALLSRAKISDETVAALKERHSRVVKGLPEHLSELTYKKGTTGVVFIGGGKFSWLTYLAILALRETGTKLPVEVVMPDVSEYNEDKHFCEKMLPELGAKCLVVTEVLGDLAVKDRSFKSYQFKSIALAISSFQHILLLDSDNMIISNPELIFRSSLYSTYGMITWPDYWKRTIYPKYYEIADLEVNENKRARVNRFPLFEPINDENGLYVEKGDPSVPFHDLENAVPDLSTESGQFIINKGTHGKTILLSLYYNIYGPKIFYKLFSLGEQGEGDKDTFITAAAALKQPHYQVKSFIMSPGYFDDNHKFNGVAMAQKNPLVDYERFQDLIVKPFKNGGEVTPVADQIESLNVYADDKNDQFGSYNGIPVFAIHCNHPKLDPITYLSREDLYDKSENKLKYRLYNKMKYNKSIASGNNGASQNLEIDFEYEQWLHIHETLCLKKYEFQYFKGQDMDQLCEFAKNQVNWLAPDETSM; this comes from the coding sequence ATGAGGAGCAACGTACTTCAAAAGCTCTCCAGAAATAAGACTAAGATTGTGGTACTATTATGCGTGGTGGCATTATTGGCTTATACAGGAACATTTTCGGTATCAAACTATGATTTGAACTTAATCAACGATGAGCAAGAGCCCAAGTCAAACTCGTTTGTGAAAGTTCCTGGAGAAGATCAAAAAGACTACCAGCCATTAAAAGGTCAGTATGTGAACTCGAACCCAGATTCAAAGTCGAACTTGAACTCGAACTTgaactcaaactcaaactcgAATTTTAAACAAGGACAAGCTGATCTGCGTGTTGAAGAAGTGCATAAATTCTGGGCCAAGATCTTCAAGATATACGATGAAAACAATATGGAATTGGGAGACTCCTCAGATAAACTTATTGAGTATACCCCTAAGGAAAACCAAATCGATGAGCCAGGAACAAAGAAGGCATTGCTTTCGCGTGCCAAGATCTCCGATGAAACAGTAGCTGCATTGAAGGAGAGACATTCGCGCGTTGTCAAAGGTCTCCCAGAACATTTGAGTGAATTGACGTACAAGAAAGGTACTACAGGTGTTGTCTTTATAGGAGGCGGTAAATTCTCGTGGTTGACGTATTTGGCCATTCTTGCATTGCGAGAAACTGGCACAAAATTACCAGTGGAGGTGGTTATGCCAGATGTACTGGAATACAACGAGGACAAACATTTTTGTGAGAAAATGTTACCTGAACTTGGAGCCAAGTGTTTGGTGGTTACAGAAGTCCTTGGAGATTTGGCAGTGAAAGATCGAAGCTTCAAGTCTTATCAATTCAAATCTATTGCGTTGGCCATATCTTCCTTCCAGCACATCCTACTTCTTGACTCAGACAATATGATTATTTCTAACCCAGAGCTCATATTCAGAAGCTCCCTTTATCTGACATATGGTATGATAACATGGCCCGATTATTGGAAAAGAACGATTTACCCCAAGTATTACGAAATTGCCGATCTTGAggtaaatgaaaataaacgTGCAAGAGTTAATAGGTTCCCACTATTTGAGCCAATCAACGACGAGAATGGGCTCTATGTCGAAAAGGGCGACCCTTCAGTTCCATTCCACGACTTGGAGAATGCTGTTCCTGACCTATCCACAGAGTCCGGGcaattcatcatcaataagGGAACGCATGGCAaaaccattcttctttcattATACTACAACATCTACGGGCCAAAGATCTTTTACAAGCTTTTCTCTTTGGGTGAACAGGGAGAAGGAGACAAGGACACATTTATCACTGCCGCAGCCGCCCTCAAACAACCACACTATCAAGTGAAGTCGTTTATAATGTCGCCAGGTTACTTTGACGATAACCATAAGTTCAACGGAGTGGCAATGGCGCAGAAAAACCCACTTGTTGATTACGAGAGGTTCCAAGACTTGATAGTTAAGCCATTCAAAAATGGCGGAGAGGTAACGCCTGTTGCAGACCAGATTGAAAGCCTTAATGTTTATGCAGATGACAAAAATGACCAATTCGGTAGCTACAACGGCATACCTGTATTTGCTATCCACTGTAATCACCCCAAGTTGGACCCTATCACTTACCTTTCAAGAGAAGATTTGTATGACAAGTCTGAGAACAAACTCAAGTACAGGCTCTACAATAAGATGAAATACAACAAGTCAATTGCATCTGGTAACAATGGCGCGTCTCAAAACCTTGAAATTGATTTCGAGTACGAGCAATGGTTGCACATCCATGAAACTTTATGCTTGAAAAAATACGAGTTCCAATATTTCAAGGGCCAAGACATGGATCAGCTTTGTGAATTTGCAAAGAATCAAGTAAACTGGTTAGCTCCTGATGAAACGTCCATGTAA